The genomic region AGTATAAGGGCTAGTGGCGAAAGTGAATCAATTTCAAAGTTTGTTAGAAAGCGAATCTCTTGTAACATCGATGGTGACAATAAATGAGCTTCATCAATGACTACAACGGGCGTTTTCTTTTTATTTTTTTAAATTTAAATTTTAATTTCCTTGAAATAGTTTTGTAATAATAGAATGGTAGAATTTAGTGAGCTATCGGAATAGGTTTTAGGGAGGAGAATTCGTTGATAAGAAAGATAATGACAGCGATGATTGCAACTACATTTGCACTGAACTTATTTTTGCCAAATGCGGATGCAGCCGTTAAAAATGTAAAAAAGACTAATCAAATTATCGAAATGAAAGATGCAAAGGTGACAATCAATGGACTTCAGGTTAATTTTGATGTGCCGCCTGTGATGCAAAGTGATCGAACTTTAGTGCCATTACGGGCCATTTTTGAAGCGATGGGTGCAGCTGTTACATGGGATGGACTGAATCAAACAGTTTCGGCAGTTAAAAACGATAAATCTATTAACCTAGTAATTAATTCAAATGTTGCAAAAATAGATGAGGCTGATTGGCAGCTTGATGTTCCAGCGACTGTGTATAAGGACAGGACGCTTGTTCCATTGCGTTTTGTTGGGGAAGCATTCGGTGGTACGGTAGATTGGGATGGTGCAGCAAAGCTCGTTACGATTACAATGCCAGAGGCTCCAATCGAGCAGCTTCCCGCTACTGTTTATTTAAATGATAAATTACTAGATTTCGCTAATTTTACGCCCATCATAAAAGATAAGACAGCCTATATTCCAATTGATTCAATCCTTAATAATTTAACAATTAACGAAATTTATTGGGAAAGAAACGGTAATACTATTTATGTTGAATTTGATGGTATCGTGATGAACTTCACTGTAGGAGAAAAGGCGGTTATTATTGACGGCAAAAAAGTTGAGATGTCAAAACCATTTATTGAGGTTGATGGTCAGGTTTTAGTACCGACTAATTCTTTTGCTAAAATCCTTGGGGGTTATGCAAGTTTAAATGAAAATACAAATGAAACATTTATTTATATTAACAGAGCAAAGTTTATCCATGATTTTTTAATAAAAGAGCCATTTACTTTTACGAAACCAACAAATGTAGTTAGTGCTGAATTTGTGGGGAATCGCAGAATTATGGTCAGTGATAATCCAGAAAATTTGAATGCACGTACATTGCCTGAAGATAATGAAACATTATGGCAGGACGAAGTTCAGTCACCAAAAGCTTCAATGGAACACCGGGTCTTTGGCTGGCATATTAATGAGCTTGGCAAAAATGTAACTGTTGGCATTACAATCGAAAATCTATCAAAGACAAATGAGATTGAGGTAGTAGGCCTAAAAGGAACGAACCGTCAAACTCCAAATGGCTGGGTCAATTATGATGTTGGTTTGCCTTTAGCGGAAAAGGCGCTAAGTGGAAAAATAACAACTGTCAAGATGAATAGCCCTGTTATAAAAGCAGGGGAAAATGCGTTAATGAAATCAATTGAGCTTAAACAAGATAATACGGTAGGTTTCCAATATGATTTTGCGGTGAATAAAAAATCGGGAACTGGTGAGCTAAATTATAAAATCAGAACTGTCGTTAGTAAAAATAGCATGGATCTTATGACGATTTTAACAGACCCGGTTGAAATTGACGAAACGGCTCGCCATCCGCGGGGAGTATGGAGTAGTTCACAATTAAAAACAGAGCTGCCACCATATGAGGTTGGAAGAGATGAAACTGCTTATCAAATTTCCAATGGGGCTACAGATAACTTAATGTCTGCGGAAAATGGACTAGGTGATCAATCAAAAGTGATTCATAACCCTGGGCATTTTGGTGCCTCCTATATTGTGAAAATTCCAATCATCAATAATACAGGACAATCAAAGACTGTTAGAGTAAGAGTAGGCGCACGCGGTGGCATTTATAATGGAGCTGTAAAAGTCGATGGAAAGGTTTATTTAATTCCAACGCTCACACCGATGACAGAGGTAGCAAATATTTTTGATTATGTTGCTGATAAGGAAAATGGGATGATTGAGTTGGAGATCATGCATGCTGGTGGCTCCGCATTGCCTTTAGCGATTGATTTGATCACAGTTGGACAAGACTTACAGTACTCACAAGATTTACAGGATTCAAAGGGCGTGTATGATTCAGAGGATTCACTAGAATCACAGGAGTTGCAAGGTATCCAAGAATAGCGGGATTTACAGAAGGTAATAGCAGTTTTGCTTTTGGCTTCAATCGAGCCTGTTGGTTTCGAAACTTGATAATGCGAAAACGCATTGCTATAATAAAAGTAACATAAACTAAAATAACCGTAGATGGTGAGACATCTACGGTTATCCAATTGCACACCACAGAAGTGGGCAGTCGGCAAATAAATAGGTCAGAAAGAAACCCACCTTTTCAGTCGCAAAACTTAACAGGGTGGGTTACTTTCTGCGTTTTAAACTAATAATCATGATTACAATCATGACTAGAGTTAAGTTCAATCCTGCAAATGAAATTGCGAGCATTGCTACGTCAATTGTAACCATTCAGCCTCACCTCCTAACTTGGAGGCTCGACTGCCCACCCTGCTTCTGCAATTGTTCCTATTATTCTATCATTAATCATTTCCTAAGTAGCTTTCGAGTGCAAGAGTGTTTACTTTTCGGGCATTTTCACTATAATGTAGTATGTAGATTAATTTTATATCTGGCCCCGTAGCTCAGCGGATAGAGCGTCGGTTTCCTAAACCGTGCGTCGGAGGTTCGATTCCTCTCGGGGCCGCTGTTAAAAACCTTGATTAATCAAGGTTTTTTGTTTTGAGTGGCCTTTTCCCCCTAATAACCCGTAATAATCGACAATAACCCATGATAAAAGTTAAAAACCTCCATCGTGAAACGACGTTCTTTTTAAGGCGATAATAGTACCCTTAACTTAAGGATTCTTTAGACTTAGGAGGGGGAAAGGCCATGTATAAGACGATTACATTACGAGTTTCTCAAGAGGAATTGCAAAAGATTAGTCAATTAAGAGAACAGCATTTTCAAAAGTTTCAGGCACCAATTAGCCAAAGCCAACTTATTCGAAATTTGATTCATGAAAAGTTCAACGCATCGGAATCAGAAATTAGAGAAGTGAATCTAAAAGAAAAAGAGGACTTATTTACGGAAAAAGAAATGGCCCATAAAAGAGATCTTACGATTGTTGACCGTTTAAGAGAACGTAGATGGGGTAGAGTAAAAGGATAATGTATTTATACTAATTTACCAGATATCAGAAGCAGGCCATTCCGCCTGTTTTTCTTTTTTTTGCAGTATTTTGTCGAAATTTCGACAATCGGCTAACTAATCACTGTTTACCATTTTTCGGTGAAATCTATCACGGTTTAAACAGGGATAATTAACTATATTCAAGAAAGGACATCGTTGATAAAGAAGGTGATAGAATGGTTGGTTTTTCAGTTTTTAAATCAATATATTTTAAAATCGGCTTTTTTATATTAATTCTTTTTACAATTAGTATTGGAAGCTATTATATTATATCAAATTCTCTTTCAAAAAAGGAAAATACATCCCATATGGTCAATGTTGCTGGTCGTGGGCGAATGCTAACAGAGGAAATGAATAAGATTGCTATTGAAGTTGTTTTTATGGGAAGTAAAGATGTTAGAGAAGAGCTTCAACAATCTATACAAGATTTCGAACAAAATCTTTATAACATAAAAAGTGACAGAGAGTATTTGAAAATAATCGACGAAAATAAAGAGATTCGCAATCAATTGTTGCAGGTTGAAAAGACTTGGAAGAGCTTAAGAGGAGATTATTCAACACTTTTAGCTGTACAAGATTTGGATGATCAAAAATTAATTATCAATGATATTAATGGTAAAAACAAAGAACAAATTGCGAATATAGAAGTACTATTAAGCTTGGTTGAAAAAACAGGCCAAGAAAACATTCGGGGGCTGAATGAACAAAAGCTTATTCTTGTTTTTACAGATTTTCCGAACGAGAAAGCCCACTGTTTCAACTGTGGGATGAGAGTGAGGTCAAATACGGAGTACCATAGGTAAACCGAAGGTTCATGGTACTTCAAGTATTTGAAATTTTCACTTTTTTTGTTGATTATTTGTTGTTGTATATTAAATAAACTGATACAATATATATATGAACGAATATAGAAGAACACGTACAACTGTATCCTTATTGAACTACCATTTTGTGTTCTGTCCTCGATATAGAAGAAGGATTTTCCTGCAAACAGAGGTCGAACAACGTTTCAAAGAGTTGGTACATGAAGTATGTGAGAAACTAGAAATACAAATTGTTGCTCTTGAATGTGACAAAGACCATACACATATGTTTCTGAACGCACTCCCAACCTTAAGTCCTGCTGATATAATGGCAAAAATCAAAGGGGTGACTTCTAAAAAATTGCGTGAAGAATTTCCGCATCTTCAGCACTTGCCAAGTCTGTGGACACGCTCTTATTTTGTTTCTACTGCTGGAAATGTATCAAGTGAAACTATTAAACGTTATGTCGAAAATCAGAAAAAGCGAGGGTAGAAAGGAGTTGAAACCGATGGCAAAGAAGAGTACACCAACTTATACAATTGAATTCGCCTTGAACATACCTACTTGGCAAAACCACCGTTTGGAAAAGAAATTCAAAATTGCAAGAACAGTCTACAATTCTTGTCTCGGTGAAGCTCTGAAAAGAAATAAAGCAGTGCAGGCAGATAAAGAGTATCGCACATTGCTTCATGAATCCAAATCAAAAGAACGTGATAAAAAATTAGCGGCTATTCGTTTGAATTATGGTTTTTCTGAATACGGAATCCATCATTTTGTAAAAGAAGTACAGCATAAATTCGAGGAACACATTGGTAGCTTCGAGGCTCAAAAACTGGCAACAAGAGCTTTTCAAACCGTAGAAAAACTTCATTTTGGAAAATCAAAAAGGGTTCATTTCAAAAATGTAAATGATGATATCTCGATAGAAAACAAATCAAACAAAACTGGGTTAAGGTATATAGAAGGACATATTATGTGGGGCGATAAACCAACGAAGAAAACTCCTAAACCGAAAAATTGGTTATGTATGCCGATTTCTCCTAAAGCAGATGATGAATATGCACATGTCGCTTTATTAGATAAGACAAAGTATGTTCGTATTTTAAAACGAGAAGTTAGAGGAAAGATTCGTTATTTTGTTCAACTGATTCAAGAAGGCTACCCACCAAAAAAAAGAAATCGCAAAATTGCAAATGATGAAACAAAACGTATTGGGTTGGACATAGGCACGTCTACTATAGCGATTAGCGGCGAAACCATCGTTGAACTTCGTGAACTCGCTCCAGAATGTAACAATGATGAAAAGGAAATAAGGCGAATACAACGTAAAATGGATCGCTCTAAACGAACCACCAATCCTAACAACTTTAACGAAAATGGAACAATCAAAAAAGGCAGGTTAACTTGGAAATACTCTACTAAATATCAGAAGTTGCGTCAAAAACGTAAGGAACTCTACCGCAAGGTTGGGGTTGAACGGAAAATGTCACATGAAAAACTTGCAAACGATATTCTTGCTCTAGGTTCTGATATACGAGTTGAAACGATGCGGTTTCAATCACTTCAAAAACGTGCAAAACATACAACTCGAAACCATACAAACGGTAAGATTAACCGAAAAAAACGGTTTGGAAAATCAATAGCTAACCGTGCCCCCGCGATGCTACTCACCATTATTGACCGAAAGCTAGGTTATCAAGGACAATCAATCAAGAAAATAGATACCTTTGCTATCAAGGCTAGCCAGTTCAATCATCTGACTGGTGAATATACGA from Bacillus sp. (in: firmicutes) harbors:
- the tnpA gene encoding IS200/IS605 family transposase is translated as MNEYRRTRTTVSLLNYHFVFCPRYRRRIFLQTEVEQRFKELVHEVCEKLEIQIVALECDKDHTHMFLNALPTLSPADIMAKIKGVTSKKLREEFPHLQHLPSLWTRSYFVSTAGNVSSETIKRYVENQKKRG
- a CDS encoding copper amine oxidase N-terminal domain-containing protein, whose translation is MIRKIMTAMIATTFALNLFLPNADAAVKNVKKTNQIIEMKDAKVTINGLQVNFDVPPVMQSDRTLVPLRAIFEAMGAAVTWDGLNQTVSAVKNDKSINLVINSNVAKIDEADWQLDVPATVYKDRTLVPLRFVGEAFGGTVDWDGAAKLVTITMPEAPIEQLPATVYLNDKLLDFANFTPIIKDKTAYIPIDSILNNLTINEIYWERNGNTIYVEFDGIVMNFTVGEKAVIIDGKKVEMSKPFIEVDGQVLVPTNSFAKILGGYASLNENTNETFIYINRAKFIHDFLIKEPFTFTKPTNVVSAEFVGNRRIMVSDNPENLNARTLPEDNETLWQDEVQSPKASMEHRVFGWHINELGKNVTVGITIENLSKTNEIEVVGLKGTNRQTPNGWVNYDVGLPLAEKALSGKITTVKMNSPVIKAGENALMKSIELKQDNTVGFQYDFAVNKKSGTGELNYKIRTVVSKNSMDLMTILTDPVEIDETARHPRGVWSSSQLKTELPPYEVGRDETAYQISNGATDNLMSAENGLGDQSKVIHNPGHFGASYIVKIPIINNTGQSKTVRVRVGARGGIYNGAVKVDGKVYLIPTLTPMTEVANIFDYVADKENGMIELEIMHAGGSALPLAIDLITVGQDLQYSQDLQDSKGVYDSEDSLESQELQGIQE